Proteins from one Fischerella sp. PCC 9605 genomic window:
- the rpsB gene encoding 30S ribosomal protein S2 — MAVVSLAQMMESGVHFGHQTRRWNPKMSPYIYTARNGVHIIDLVQTAQLMEEAYTYMRSQAEQGKKFLFVGTKRQAAGIIAQEASRCGAHYINQRWLGGMLTNWATIKTRVDRLKELERREESGALDLLPKKEASMLRRELAKLQKYLGGIKTMRKVPDVVVIVDQRREYNAVQECIKLGIPIVSMLDTNCDPDVVDIPIPANDDAIRSIKLIVGKLADAIYEGRHGQLDVEEEYEEYEGAEEDYDYEESDYADSFIPDEEEEE; from the coding sequence ATGGCTGTTGTTTCTTTGGCTCAAATGATGGAGTCAGGGGTTCACTTTGGTCATCAGACCCGCAGGTGGAACCCCAAAATGTCTCCTTATATATACACCGCCCGCAACGGAGTACACATCATTGACTTGGTGCAAACTGCTCAGTTGATGGAAGAAGCATATACTTATATGCGATCGCAAGCTGAGCAAGGCAAAAAGTTCCTTTTTGTTGGCACTAAGCGGCAAGCAGCGGGTATTATTGCCCAAGAAGCGTCTCGTTGTGGTGCTCACTACATTAACCAGCGCTGGTTGGGCGGAATGCTCACCAACTGGGCAACTATCAAAACGCGGGTAGACCGTCTCAAAGAATTAGAACGCCGGGAAGAAAGCGGCGCTCTTGATTTATTGCCAAAAAAAGAAGCCTCAATGCTACGCCGCGAGTTGGCGAAGCTTCAGAAATACCTGGGGGGCATTAAAACTATGCGGAAAGTCCCCGATGTAGTCGTGATTGTAGATCAACGCCGGGAATACAACGCAGTTCAAGAATGTATCAAACTGGGAATTCCGATTGTATCAATGTTGGATACAAACTGCGATCCAGATGTAGTGGATATTCCTATCCCAGCAAATGACGATGCTATCCGTTCGATTAAGCTAATCGTCGGCAAATTGGCGGACGCAATTTATGAAGGTCGTCATGGTCAGTTGGATGTAGAAGAAGAATACGAAGAATACGAGGGCGCTGAGGAAGATTACGATTACGAAGAAAGCGATTACGCTGACTCGTTTATTCCCGATGAAGAAGAGGAAGAATAA
- a CDS encoding glycosyltransferase family 2 protein — protein sequence MGNSVVSETVFFSVVIPTYNRKPILEKCLRALETQQLNNVETLHATSLQGYEIVLVDDGSTDGTLEWLETHKTEFPHVRTFKQDHQGPAAARNLGVEQAHGDTIIFIDSDLVVTENFLQAHADALVQGQKELRSDRFFTYGAVINTCNFEHPTSEPYKLTDFSAAFFATGNIAIPKHWLEKAGLFDTRFQLYGWEDLELGVRLKQLGLKLIKCPAAVGYHWHPPFSLEQIPRLIDKEIQRGRMGVLFYQKHPSWEVRMMIQMTWLHRLLWGILSLNGTLNERTMAPLLQWLISIGKPQWALEIARIFLNWYNVKGVYEAYAEVR from the coding sequence ATGGGTAATAGTGTTGTGAGTGAGACCGTGTTTTTTAGCGTTGTTATTCCGACATACAATCGTAAGCCGATTCTGGAAAAGTGCCTCAGAGCATTGGAGACGCAGCAGTTGAATAATGTAGAGACGTTGCATGCAACGTCTCTACAAGGTTATGAAATTGTCTTGGTGGATGATGGTTCTACTGATGGCACTTTGGAGTGGTTGGAGACACACAAAACTGAGTTTCCCCATGTGCGAACCTTCAAGCAAGACCATCAAGGGCCTGCTGCTGCGCGGAATTTAGGAGTAGAGCAAGCGCATGGAGACACAATTATCTTTATAGATAGCGATTTAGTAGTAACAGAGAATTTCTTGCAAGCTCATGCTGATGCGCTAGTACAGGGACAAAAGGAATTGCGGAGCGATCGCTTTTTCACCTATGGTGCAGTAATCAATACCTGCAATTTTGAGCATCCCACTTCTGAACCATATAAACTCACAGATTTTTCTGCCGCTTTTTTTGCTACGGGTAACATCGCTATTCCCAAGCACTGGTTAGAGAAAGCAGGACTTTTTGATACTCGCTTTCAGCTTTATGGTTGGGAAGATTTAGAACTAGGCGTTAGGCTCAAACAACTGGGTTTAAAACTTATTAAATGTCCAGCAGCTGTAGGTTATCATTGGCATCCGCCTTTTAGCTTAGAGCAAATTCCTCGCTTAATTGATAAAGAAATTCAGCGAGGACGCATGGGAGTTTTATTTTATCAAAAGCATCCTTCTTGGGAAGTGCGAATGATGATTCAAATGACTTGGTTGCATCGTTTGTTGTGGGGAATTCTCTCACTCAATGGCACTCTAAATGAACGTACGATGGCTCCATTGTTGCAATGGCTAATTAGTATCGGAAAACCCCAATGGGCTTTAGAAATTGCCCGGATTTTTCTCAATTGGTATAACGTCAAAGGAGTCTATGAAGCTTATGCAGAAGTGAGGTGA
- a CDS encoding PhoX family protein — MSKFTRRQILVFFAGSAGAAVLGDKILDSVYNVAEAKNLPQRFTPVRLPHPLPLYKDLDNYLPKQISQGEVIKASGDTKLNSYTVIDDVVVPPEYERYVIVGWGDRVFPNHDDYFGYNCDYTSFVSIDKDLNPGSSRNKNNGYLFVNHEYVSFPISELAPETPKDAIGLPTAFASVIGWTLPTTRDNPNDRILVDGEFLYNLGASIVRVSRRNYPNRGDRFAVVKDPNNRRIHGLSGLGINKERKDDYKNVTAWGTRSYQQGDQNYLIGTGPGATEVFESVNSDGLGNRIIGTAYNCSGGTTPWGTVLTAEENFQGSSAFFVGVTESVKPDGTQTEYTKDTTGETFGLVGEKYGWMVEIDPADPNFRPRKHTWLGRFRHENVAVRVQPGKKLVAYMGDDRRGGHTWKFVSTGTVSNPDDKNNSKLWEDGILYVARYNENGTGEWIPLLLNTSTNPIPPTVISSVEFNALGSAQREGLLKLPKRNGIAGQTEDGGAFNCDRTNEATALSDYQNKKLSDFYKTQGAVLCDAFLAANLAGGTPTARPEDLEVHPLTKEVFIAYTDGAPGSDGYPDSRIFQVAKLSADVNATQQSGGLYKIIEDSADGTGQTFRWERFSQGGEAGSVAGAGFGNVDNLVFDFRGNVWGVTDMSTDTHNGFGLGANPEQNTIDHTKTGNVSTFTGVFGNNWLFFIPTIGPNAGEVIPFAYGPMRCEMTGPTFVGDTLIISVQHPGENCPINDGTILSRTIEMLDLSGNTFNQTRTVPRGSSWPSNISPEDGGKGEPTGIPRPSVIGIQRKKGNGRFI, encoded by the coding sequence ATGTCAAAATTCACTCGAAGACAAATCTTAGTGTTTTTTGCAGGTAGTGCTGGTGCTGCTGTATTGGGAGACAAAATTTTAGATAGTGTTTATAATGTCGCAGAAGCAAAAAACCTGCCGCAGAGGTTCACACCTGTACGCCTACCGCATCCTTTACCTCTTTACAAAGATCTAGATAATTACTTGCCGAAACAGATTAGTCAAGGAGAAGTAATTAAGGCATCTGGAGATACTAAGTTAAATAGCTACACAGTAATTGATGATGTGGTAGTTCCACCAGAGTACGAACGTTATGTCATTGTCGGTTGGGGCGATCGCGTATTTCCTAACCATGATGATTATTTTGGTTACAACTGCGATTACACCAGTTTCGTTTCTATTGACAAAGACCTCAATCCTGGTTCTAGCAGAAACAAGAATAATGGTTATTTGTTCGTAAATCACGAATATGTCAGTTTCCCTATTTCTGAATTAGCACCAGAGACTCCAAAAGATGCGATCGGACTACCTACTGCATTTGCTTCAGTAATTGGGTGGACGTTACCCACTACCAGAGATAATCCCAATGACAGGATTCTAGTAGATGGGGAATTTTTATATAACCTAGGCGCATCTATCGTCCGCGTTTCTCGCCGTAACTACCCTAACCGTGGCGATCGCTTTGCTGTTGTCAAAGATCCCAATAATCGCCGCATCCACGGTCTTTCCGGATTGGGAATTAACAAAGAACGAAAGGATGATTATAAAAACGTTACTGCTTGGGGAACTCGCAGCTACCAGCAAGGAGACCAAAATTATTTAATTGGTACGGGCCCAGGTGCAACTGAAGTTTTTGAGTCTGTCAACTCCGATGGATTGGGTAATAGAATTATTGGCACTGCTTACAATTGTTCTGGTGGTACAACTCCTTGGGGAACTGTATTAACTGCTGAAGAAAACTTCCAAGGCAGTTCAGCGTTTTTCGTTGGTGTAACTGAATCTGTCAAGCCTGATGGCACTCAGACAGAATATACTAAAGACACTACTGGCGAGACTTTTGGTTTAGTAGGGGAAAAATACGGTTGGATGGTAGAAATTGATCCTGCCGATCCAAATTTCCGTCCTCGCAAACATACTTGGTTGGGTCGTTTCCGTCATGAAAACGTCGCTGTGCGCGTTCAACCAGGCAAAAAATTAGTTGCGTACATGGGTGATGACAGACGTGGGGGACACACCTGGAAATTTGTCAGCACAGGTACCGTATCTAACCCAGATGATAAAAACAACAGCAAGTTGTGGGAAGACGGTATTTTGTATGTAGCCCGTTACAACGAAAATGGCACAGGTGAATGGATACCGTTACTCTTGAATACTTCTACCAACCCTATACCGCCAACAGTTATTTCTTCTGTAGAATTTAACGCCTTGGGTTCAGCGCAAAGAGAAGGTCTTTTAAAACTACCGAAACGCAATGGTATTGCAGGTCAAACAGAAGATGGTGGCGCGTTTAACTGCGATCGCACTAATGAAGCAACAGCACTGTCTGATTATCAAAATAAGAAGCTATCTGACTTCTATAAAACCCAAGGTGCTGTTCTGTGTGATGCTTTCTTAGCAGCGAACTTGGCTGGGGGAACTCCTACAGCACGTCCAGAAGATTTAGAAGTTCATCCGCTGACGAAAGAGGTATTCATTGCCTATACCGATGGTGCACCAGGAAGCGATGGTTATCCTGATTCGCGAATTTTCCAGGTAGCCAAGTTAAGTGCAGATGTGAATGCAACCCAGCAATCAGGAGGACTTTACAAGATTATTGAAGATAGTGCTGACGGTACAGGTCAAACTTTCCGTTGGGAAAGATTTTCCCAAGGTGGGGAAGCTGGTTCAGTAGCTGGGGCTGGTTTTGGTAATGTAGATAACCTAGTGTTCGATTTTCGGGGTAATGTTTGGGGTGTGACGGATATGTCTACCGACACCCACAACGGTTTTGGTCTTGGTGCTAATCCTGAACAAAACACCATAGATCACACCAAGACTGGGAATGTTTCCACTTTCACAGGGGTTTTTGGTAATAACTGGCTGTTCTTTATCCCTACCATTGGCCCAAATGCGGGAGAGGTAATACCATTTGCTTATGGCCCAATGCGTTGTGAAATGACCGGCCCGACTTTTGTAGGAGATACGCTAATTATTTCGGTACAGCATCCTGGAGAAAATTGTCCAATTAACGATGGCACGATTTTGAGTCGCACTATTGAGATGCTAGATTTGAGTGGAAATACATTCAATCAAACTCGCACTGTGCCTCGTGGTAGTAGTTGGCCTAGCAATATCTCACCAGAGGATGGCGGTAAGGGTGAACCTACAGGGATTCCCCGTCCATCGGTAATTGGCATTCAACGT